In the genome of Taurinivorans muris, one region contains:
- a CDS encoding TRAP transporter large permease produces MILIVTFVILMFLGLPLFGVIGLATVTAMIGMPFPMEFIPQNLYIGMDQFPLIATIGFVMAGFLMEPAGITGEIIDVAKRSVGNFTGGLAMVTILACMIFAALSGSGPATTAAIGSIMIPGMISAGYRKDDAAAVSATGGTLGILIPPSNPLILYGVVANTSIAGLFMAGFIPGFVMTTSMCITAYIIAKKRGYKGTGIKFSLTELLKSIWRGKWALATPVIILGGIYGGIFTPTEAAEVGVIWTLFVGLFIYRKLTWKNISSALIRTSAFAGSATILVGVSMAFSRLLTLYQIPQTVGAFMSSISTNPSVTLLLIALFIFLCGFVADTLAMVVVLAPVFLPITNALGIHPIQLGILFVVCCETGFLTPPFGANLFITMKITNVKLEEVALHSLPYLLTIWAIIFITALFPQFVMFLPELLL; encoded by the coding sequence ATGATTTTAATTGTAACGTTTGTTATTTTAATGTTTTTGGGTCTGCCTCTTTTCGGCGTAATCGGGCTTGCCACGGTTACGGCGATGATCGGCATGCCTTTTCCCATGGAGTTCATCCCGCAAAATCTCTATATCGGCATGGACCAATTCCCTTTAATCGCCACCATTGGTTTTGTCATGGCAGGCTTTCTCATGGAACCTGCCGGCATTACCGGTGAAATCATCGATGTTGCAAAACGCAGCGTCGGCAACTTCACCGGAGGATTAGCAATGGTGACAATTCTGGCCTGCATGATATTCGCCGCCCTCAGCGGTTCCGGTCCCGCAACGACAGCCGCCATAGGCAGTATCATGATACCCGGAATGATCAGCGCAGGATACCGCAAAGACGACGCAGCAGCCGTTTCCGCAACAGGCGGCACGCTCGGCATTCTCATTCCGCCAAGCAACCCTTTGATTTTATACGGAGTTGTCGCAAACACTTCCATTGCAGGGCTTTTCATGGCAGGCTTCATTCCGGGTTTCGTCATGACGACTTCCATGTGCATAACGGCTTATATCATCGCGAAAAAACGCGGTTACAAAGGAACGGGAATTAAATTCTCCCTCACGGAACTTTTAAAATCCATTTGGCGGGGAAAATGGGCGTTAGCCACGCCTGTCATCATTCTCGGAGGAATTTACGGCGGCATTTTCACCCCGACGGAAGCTGCGGAAGTAGGCGTCATCTGGACCCTTTTCGTCGGTTTGTTCATTTACCGCAAACTCACATGGAAAAATATCTCCTCCGCATTAATCCGAACCTCCGCATTTGCCGGCTCGGCGACAATTTTAGTCGGCGTTTCCATGGCGTTTTCACGTTTGCTCACCCTATACCAAATTCCGCAAACCGTCGGGGCGTTCATGTCCTCGATTTCGACAAATCCCTCCGTCACGCTTTTGCTCATCGCCTTATTCATCTTCCTCTGCGGATTCGTCGCCGACACGTTGGCAATGGTCGTGGTTCTCGCACCGGTATTTTTGCCTATCACCAACGCTCTTGGAATCCACCCCATCCAATTAGGAATTTTATTTGTCGTTTGCTGTGAAACTGGCTTCTTAACCCCTCCGTTCGGAGCCAATCTTTTTATCACCATGAAAATAACGAACGTGAAATTGGAAGAAGTCGCCTTGCATTCACTGCCGTATCTTCTCACAATTTGGGCGATCATTTTCATTACGGCGCTGTTTCCGCAATTTGTCATGTTCCTGCCGGAACTGTTGTTGTAA
- the pyk gene encoding pyruvate kinase translates to MRTKIIATIGPSSANEEKLLALAKAGVNIFRLNFSHGNKDFFHSVISAIRNVQEKLGINLTVLQDLSGPKIRIGTLDVDSYQVQFGDVFYLGKEKVSDTYPFIPFEYEEVIKELKIGESLVLADGSLQFTVKECLGHGVLIESQSYGIITSRKGLAIPNKAINLPALTEKDIKDLAVGIELGVDAVALSFVQTPEDVILLRSKLKELGAEELPIVSKLERQMALDNLDRIIEESDMIMVARGDLGVECSLSLLPSIQKRIIKACNLAAKPVIVATQMLLSMVHANRPTRAEVTDVANAVLDGADCVMLSEETAMGEYPVETVSYMRKITAQAEEYFLTNNILKTPEYSCGLPEFLAYSACLLAEKANAHALVVHSRSGKSAFYLSSCRPKHAVYALTLSKNVLHKMNFAWGVSPYFVKDSQEPSHLVRVQDFVDEFALIPHGAKIVFTVGDQPPHLQAQGTNLVKIYTKQA, encoded by the coding sequence ATGCGTACAAAAATTATTGCAACCATTGGTCCGAGTTCTGCAAATGAAGAAAAATTGCTTGCTTTGGCAAAAGCCGGGGTGAATATTTTTCGTTTGAATTTTTCGCATGGAAATAAGGATTTCTTTCATTCCGTTATTTCCGCCATACGCAATGTCCAAGAAAAGCTCGGAATCAATCTGACCGTATTGCAGGATTTGTCCGGTCCCAAAATCCGTATCGGTACCTTGGATGTCGACTCCTATCAAGTGCAGTTCGGGGATGTTTTTTATTTGGGAAAGGAAAAGGTTTCCGATACCTATCCTTTCATCCCTTTTGAATATGAGGAAGTGATAAAAGAACTTAAAATCGGTGAATCGCTTGTTTTGGCGGACGGTTCTTTGCAATTCACCGTAAAAGAGTGTTTGGGGCACGGGGTTTTGATTGAATCCCAAAGCTATGGCATCATCACCTCGCGCAAAGGGCTTGCCATTCCCAATAAGGCGATCAATTTGCCTGCGCTTACGGAAAAAGATATTAAAGATTTGGCTGTCGGCATTGAACTTGGGGTTGACGCTGTCGCTCTTTCTTTTGTGCAGACTCCTGAAGATGTCATTTTGCTCCGCTCCAAACTGAAAGAATTGGGAGCGGAAGAGCTTCCTATCGTTTCCAAGCTGGAACGGCAAATGGCCCTTGACAATTTGGACAGGATTATCGAGGAAAGCGATATGATCATGGTTGCAAGAGGAGATTTGGGGGTCGAATGTTCTCTCTCCCTTCTTCCTTCCATTCAAAAGCGTATCATCAAAGCCTGCAATCTTGCTGCGAAACCGGTCATTGTCGCAACGCAGATGCTTCTTTCCATGGTCCATGCCAACCGTCCGACACGGGCGGAAGTGACCGACGTCGCCAATGCGGTTTTAGACGGCGCTGACTGCGTCATGCTGTCGGAAGAAACGGCAATGGGTGAATATCCGGTCGAAACGGTAAGCTATATGCGGAAAATCACAGCGCAGGCCGAAGAGTATTTTTTAACGAATAATATTTTAAAAACGCCAGAATATAGTTGTGGTCTGCCGGAATTTTTGGCATACTCGGCTTGCTTGTTGGCGGAAAAAGCGAACGCGCATGCTTTGGTTGTTCATTCCCGTTCAGGAAAGAGTGCTTTTTATCTTTCTTCCTGCAGACCGAAACATGCCGTTTATGCTTTGACTTTGAGCAAAAATGTTTTGCATAAGATGAATTTTGCTTGGGGCGTGTCGCCGTATTTTGTTAAAGATTCGCAGGAACCAAGCCATTTGGTGCGGGTGCAGGATTTTGTCGATGAGTTCGCCCTTATTCCTCACGGAGCGAAAATTGTGTTCACCGTGGGAGATCAGCCTCCGCATTTACAAGCACAGGGAACAAACTTGGTAAAAATTTATACGAAACAGGCATAG
- the rsmH gene encoding 16S rRNA (cytosine(1402)-N(4))-methyltransferase RsmH — protein sequence MTITAQNAKHVSVLLQEVIQALMSRENKACQNPWFLDGTLGLGGHSKTLLQEFSKLGIKANLCGLDRDPDALARADENLKEYKEQCRLFESDYAGFETVLPAMDYPLFNGVLLDLGVSSLQLDVAERGFSYHKEGPLNMRMDKGYLQKKEAKPYSETAHSFVNKADFATMKQVIEKLGEDPQAGRIARAIIDRRQENPIENTKELADIIYHAYPAKWRATARNHPATRTFQAIRMYVNDELGQLNTFLDAIINHVAPHGVIAIITFHSLEDRIVKQKFKEWASDCICPPHLPVCVCKHEKQAEILTKKPILPTKEECLANPRASSAKLRIAQKIG from the coding sequence ATGACGATAACCGCTCAAAACGCAAAACATGTTTCCGTATTGTTACAGGAAGTTATCCAAGCTTTAATGAGCCGGGAAAACAAAGCCTGCCAAAATCCTTGGTTTTTGGACGGCACTCTCGGCTTGGGGGGACACAGCAAAACTCTTTTGCAAGAATTTTCAAAACTCGGCATAAAAGCCAATCTTTGCGGATTGGACAGGGACCCCGATGCGCTTGCCCGTGCAGACGAAAACTTGAAAGAATATAAAGAACAATGCCGTCTTTTTGAAAGCGACTATGCAGGTTTTGAAACGGTTTTGCCTGCGATGGACTATCCTCTTTTCAACGGGGTTCTGCTTGATTTGGGCGTGAGTTCCCTGCAGTTGGACGTTGCGGAGCGCGGCTTCAGCTACCACAAGGAAGGTCCGCTCAATATGCGCATGGATAAGGGGTATCTGCAAAAAAAAGAAGCGAAGCCTTATTCGGAAACAGCCCATAGTTTTGTAAATAAAGCGGATTTCGCCACCATGAAGCAAGTCATTGAAAAACTTGGCGAAGACCCCCAAGCAGGACGCATAGCCCGTGCCATTATTGACAGGCGCCAGGAAAACCCCATTGAAAACACCAAGGAACTGGCGGACATCATCTATCATGCCTACCCTGCCAAATGGCGCGCCACGGCAAGAAACCACCCCGCCACACGCACATTTCAGGCGATACGCATGTACGTCAATGACGAGCTTGGCCAACTCAACACATTTTTAGATGCCATCATAAACCATGTCGCTCCCCATGGCGTCATCGCCATTATCACGTTCCATTCCTTGGAAGACAGAATAGTGAAGCAAAAATTCAAAGAATGGGCGTCGGACTGTATTTGTCCGCCCCATCTTCCGGTTTGCGTTTGCAAGCATGAAAAACAAGCGGAAATTTTAACCAAAAAACCTATTCTTCCCACAAAAGAAGAATGCCTTGCAAACCCCCGTGCAAGCAGTGCAAAACTGCGTATAGCCCAAAAAATAGGATAA
- a CDS encoding ABC transporter substrate-binding protein, which translates to MNMKKIIAAFLHLAMLLTAAPAYAAELPKLASAWMGEFETFVAWYAKNNGWDKEQGFDLSMIPFDSGKSIVESLAATNWSVAGCGAVPSLIEPLSDYVYIIAAANDESASNAVYVRKDSPILKTKGNNPLFPNVYGSAETVANKKIVYTKNTSGHYLLSNWLKILGLSEKDVILHESEPTPALSAFTGGDGDIITLWAPFTFEAENKGFQTAAKALDCGLTQYVFLLANKNFADKNPEQTTAFLRMYMKGLEHIKNTDSSLLAKDYVKFYKEWTGNDLPESQAKLDIRRHIVFSLEEQLEMFAPNGKIQQYVTDMIDYTIEHGNFSPREIDRMKANSKITDNYLKALAQ; encoded by the coding sequence ATGAATATGAAAAAAATCATCGCTGCCTTCCTGCATTTGGCAATGCTTCTTACCGCGGCTCCGGCATATGCCGCCGAACTGCCGAAACTTGCAAGCGCCTGGATGGGAGAATTTGAAACCTTCGTTGCATGGTATGCAAAAAACAACGGCTGGGACAAGGAACAAGGCTTTGACCTGAGCATGATACCGTTTGATTCCGGCAAAAGCATCGTTGAAAGCCTTGCCGCCACAAACTGGTCCGTTGCCGGCTGCGGAGCCGTTCCCTCTTTGATTGAACCATTAAGCGACTACGTGTATATCATCGCCGCTGCCAATGACGAATCCGCCTCAAATGCCGTTTACGTGCGCAAAGACAGCCCGATACTGAAAACAAAAGGAAACAATCCGCTCTTTCCGAACGTTTACGGTTCGGCAGAAACCGTTGCAAATAAAAAAATAGTGTACACCAAAAACACATCGGGGCATTACCTTTTATCGAACTGGCTGAAAATTTTGGGTTTATCGGAAAAAGATGTCATTTTGCATGAAAGCGAACCGACACCGGCATTAAGCGCCTTCACAGGAGGTGACGGAGATATAATAACCCTTTGGGCTCCCTTTACTTTTGAAGCGGAAAATAAAGGGTTTCAAACAGCCGCAAAAGCCTTGGACTGCGGCTTGACGCAATACGTATTCTTGCTTGCCAATAAAAACTTCGCAGACAAAAACCCGGAACAGACAACCGCTTTCCTGCGTATGTACATGAAAGGCTTGGAACATATCAAAAACACCGACAGCAGCCTTCTGGCAAAAGACTATGTCAAGTTTTACAAGGAATGGACAGGAAATGATCTGCCCGAATCGCAAGCAAAACTCGATATCCGACGCCATATAGTCTTTTCGCTCGAAGAACAGCTGGAAATGTTCGCTCCGAACGGAAAAATACAGCAATACGTTACGGATATGATCGATTACACAATTGAACACGGCAATTTTTCACCGCGTGAAATCGACAGAATGAAAGCAAACTCAAAAATTACCGACAATTATTTAAAAGCGCTTGCGCAATGA
- a CDS encoding division/cell wall cluster transcriptional repressor MraZ, which produces MNFRGRTQRSLDPKGRFMLSPEYRESLLLRMQKSENTLFLPQNAANAIMKENEISEIKTDEKSEIKVVVTTYDSCLVAYPWLDWLKLEEQFTKIANPSSKVRAFRRLFIGGAEEQCLDAQGRIRLSQEHREYAQLDKEITILGLTNRFEIWNPTLLKQSMEEIDFNAVSDELNDSGIDFAL; this is translated from the coding sequence ATGAATTTCAGAGGAAGAACACAACGCAGCTTAGACCCGAAAGGACGTTTCATGCTTTCCCCGGAATACAGGGAAAGTCTGCTTCTGCGTATGCAAAAAAGCGAGAACACACTTTTTCTTCCGCAAAATGCCGCTAATGCCATAATGAAAGAAAACGAAATTTCTGAAATAAAAACCGACGAAAAAAGCGAAATAAAAGTTGTTGTCACAACCTATGACAGCTGCCTTGTCGCCTATCCGTGGCTTGACTGGCTTAAATTGGAAGAACAATTTACCAAAATAGCAAATCCGTCTTCCAAAGTACGGGCATTCCGCCGTTTGTTCATAGGCGGCGCCGAAGAACAATGCCTTGACGCCCAAGGAAGAATCCGACTCTCGCAAGAACATCGCGAATATGCACAATTAGATAAAGAAATCACTATATTAGGTCTTACCAACCGTTTTGAAATTTGGAATCCGACCCTTCTTAAGCAAAGCATGGAAGAAATTGATTTCAATGCCGTAAGCGATGAACTCAACGACAGCGGAATAGATTTCGCCTTGTAG
- a CDS encoding penicillin-binding transpeptidase domain-containing protein, whose product MMRIQQNNTGLRRKKNKPNTKKTAAGKTMKNRWVADHLLQFDISKVRFQVVAVIFIILWAILWGRAFYLQIVIGPELRAMSSKQHLMTQLVEAKRGNIYDRNGQILARSVEVKSIYAHPKQISDPDFTAKTLAPILDLDEKKLAERLKQDRSFIWLKRKIDDATASTVQQTNLPGIGLSTEYERVYPYKHLAGQLLGFVGVDNKGLEGVERAFNDVLVGNSQKQVVPRDIAGRALYDINDKESRGEDLHLTIDVQLQFIAEEVISKAVETNNAKWGGVLIADAKTSNILAWAQYPFFNPNNFRNYSAEIYRNRLAADALEPGSTFKPLIVAGALENKIIDLDTKFDTENGVWTLEHIKIGKDKKPFTIGDDGRAYKELTTEEILAYSSNIGMAKITQTMGAKITRQFLLDMGFGNSTDIGLAESKGIIRPLRDWSEADLLSTGFGQSISATALQMVQAFNILANDGERVHLHIIKDESSENVAEQRVFSRKVAREVLKMMETVVDGNGTGKNARIAGVRVAGKTGTAQKAGSADTSGYGDMRMASFIGIVPADNPKYIIYVLLDDLDKNSYGGRLAAPVFQEIAQRSMAYSGDLPDVIFASESNKFTGETLSLKPQKRQTIKNGIVPDVTRQTLKKALEIFNEFGQLPEIIGNGMYVVKQEPPAGTKVIVRDENNKEKIISHTYKLYLSLPKEPENDGQIQSNKGTEK is encoded by the coding sequence ATGATGAGAATACAGCAAAACAATACGGGCTTAAGACGGAAAAAGAACAAGCCCAACACAAAAAAGACAGCAGCGGGAAAAACAATGAAAAACCGCTGGGTTGCTGACCATTTGCTTCAATTCGACATTTCAAAAGTACGGTTTCAAGTTGTCGCCGTGATTTTCATCATCCTTTGGGCTATCCTTTGGGGAAGAGCGTTTTATCTGCAAATCGTCATCGGTCCGGAGCTTCGCGCCATGTCCTCGAAACAGCATTTGATGACCCAGCTGGTCGAAGCGAAACGAGGCAATATCTATGACAGAAACGGACAGATTTTGGCTCGAAGCGTTGAAGTGAAATCAATTTACGCCCACCCGAAACAAATTTCCGATCCCGATTTTACCGCAAAAACCCTCGCCCCTATCTTGGACCTTGACGAAAAAAAATTGGCGGAACGCCTGAAGCAGGACCGGTCTTTCATTTGGCTCAAACGTAAAATCGATGATGCGACAGCAAGCACCGTTCAGCAAACCAATCTTCCGGGCATAGGGCTCAGCACCGAATACGAACGGGTTTACCCCTACAAGCATTTGGCGGGACAACTGCTTGGCTTTGTCGGTGTTGACAATAAAGGGCTTGAAGGGGTCGAACGGGCGTTCAATGACGTTTTGGTCGGCAATTCACAAAAGCAAGTCGTCCCCCGCGACATCGCAGGACGGGCTTTATACGACATCAACGACAAAGAAAGCCGCGGCGAAGACCTGCACTTGACTATCGATGTGCAGCTGCAGTTCATCGCCGAAGAAGTGATTTCAAAAGCTGTGGAAACAAATAATGCGAAATGGGGAGGCGTGCTTATTGCCGATGCGAAAACAAGCAACATCTTGGCATGGGCACAATATCCTTTTTTCAATCCTAATAATTTCAGAAACTATTCAGCGGAAATATACAGGAACAGGCTTGCGGCAGACGCCCTTGAACCTGGGTCGACGTTCAAACCCCTTATTGTCGCGGGCGCATTGGAAAACAAAATCATAGACCTTGATACGAAATTCGATACGGAAAACGGCGTTTGGACCCTTGAACACATAAAAATCGGAAAAGATAAGAAACCGTTCACCATCGGCGATGACGGCAGAGCTTACAAAGAGCTCACGACGGAAGAGATTCTCGCCTATTCGAGCAATATCGGCATGGCTAAAATCACCCAAACAATGGGTGCGAAAATCACCCGCCAGTTTTTGCTCGATATGGGATTCGGCAATTCCACAGACATCGGATTGGCGGAAAGCAAAGGCATTATCCGTCCTTTACGCGATTGGAGCGAGGCGGACCTCCTTTCCACCGGGTTCGGGCAAAGTATTTCCGCAACAGCCCTGCAAATGGTGCAAGCCTTCAATATCTTGGCAAACGACGGCGAACGGGTCCACCTGCATATCATAAAGGATGAAAGCAGTGAAAATGTCGCGGAGCAGCGGGTTTTCAGCAGAAAAGTCGCACGCGAAGTGCTTAAGATGATGGAAACGGTCGTAGACGGCAACGGTACCGGCAAAAACGCCCGTATCGCCGGGGTGCGCGTCGCGGGAAAAACAGGCACGGCCCAAAAAGCGGGCTCAGCTGACACGTCGGGTTACGGGGATATGCGCATGGCTTCTTTCATCGGCATAGTGCCTGCGGACAATCCCAAGTATATTATTTATGTTCTCCTTGATGATTTGGATAAAAACTCCTACGGCGGACGTCTGGCGGCTCCGGTATTCCAGGAAATAGCCCAGAGAAGCATGGCATACAGCGGCGATTTGCCCGATGTCATTTTTGCAAGCGAGTCCAATAAATTTACCGGTGAAACCCTCTCGCTCAAACCTCAAAAACGCCAAACAATAAAAAACGGCATCGTTCCTGACGTAACCCGGCAGACTCTCAAGAAAGCTTTGGAAATATTCAATGAATTTGGACAATTACCGGAAATTATCGGCAACGGTATGTATGTGGTGAAACAAGAACCGCCCGCCGGCACAAAAGTCATCGTCCGTGATGAAAACAATAAGGAAAAAATAATCAGCCATACGTATAAACTCTATTTGTCCCTGCCTAAGGAACCGGAAAATGACGGACAAATCCAAAGCAATAAAGGAACGGAAAAATGA
- a CDS encoding TRAP transporter small permease, with the protein MKKYIRWLDKWGEEAFVSTMLAFLIGILAIGVFSRFLMNKSFPWVEEVCSYLFIWSSYIGIAIAVKHKEQLRVLILMDLIAKKYPAVVRACYIVSEIIFSVFCVIVFYYSLRMLGNMTKFPQVSAALEIDVFYPYLIIPVSMALTAFRTLQTVYRDIKAGTLQYVSKEE; encoded by the coding sequence ATGAAAAAATATATCAGATGGCTTGACAAATGGGGAGAAGAAGCCTTTGTTTCCACCATGCTGGCATTTCTTATCGGCATATTGGCGATTGGCGTTTTTTCAAGGTTTTTGATGAACAAATCCTTTCCTTGGGTTGAAGAAGTCTGCAGTTACCTTTTTATTTGGTCTTCCTACATCGGCATAGCCATCGCCGTGAAACACAAGGAACAACTGAGAGTTCTCATCCTCATGGATTTAATCGCGAAAAAATACCCCGCCGTCGTCCGTGCCTGCTATATCGTTTCGGAAATCATCTTTTCCGTCTTTTGCGTCATTGTTTTTTATTACAGCCTCCGCATGCTTGGAAACATGACGAAGTTTCCCCAAGTTTCGGCGGCATTGGAAATAGACGTGTTTTACCCTTATTTGATTATTCCTGTCAGCATGGCATTAACCGCTTTCAGAACCCTTCAAACCGTATACCGTGATATTAAAGCCGGCACGCTGCAATACGTTTCAAAAGAGGAATAA
- a CDS encoding UDP-N-acetylmuramoyl-L-alanyl-D-glutamate--2,6-diaminopimelate ligase: MIKTFSELCGTIRENSLTLATDSRTVQKNDVFIFMPLALSSHKGTQFPAIKYIDDAIKNGADHIVLTQDCYAAYEKEFTANPGTAFTLVENVRQSLGELAQISFKTKDYPIPVIAIIGTNGKTTSSYLLEHLYEKCGKKPAVLGTVSYHWQGHFEDAPLTTPDCLTLHSALAEIKKAGCDVVIMEVSSHAIDQNRVAGIEFSGAIFTNLTQDHLDYHETMENYFQAKARLFQDMPKKNKAMSVFGNDEYGKRLITSCPAAQPFYLHQKGRADCSCVCTDSPIMHGQLKANSPAGLIIEHCYNGMKWELKTPLVGEHNACNILGVECLALQLGFSVDDLQKLSGFEGVPGRLERIYDSKKDVSYFVDYAHTPDALIHAQDALRKAGFKRIITVFGCGGDRDKTKRPLMGKAVAEASDIVILTSDNPRTEDPEQILDDIMPGLAAAKEVRRITNRKEALQCAAKISQNGDAVLIAGKGHETYQIIGKTKYHFSDQEIIREEICK; the protein is encoded by the coding sequence ATGATAAAAACATTTTCAGAACTTTGCGGCACCATACGGGAAAATTCTTTAACGCTCGCCACAGATTCCAGAACGGTACAGAAAAATGACGTTTTCATCTTCATGCCTCTTGCGCTTTCTTCACACAAAGGCACGCAATTTCCCGCAATTAAGTATATCGACGACGCAATAAAAAACGGCGCGGACCATATTGTTCTGACCCAAGACTGCTATGCCGCGTATGAAAAAGAATTTACGGCAAATCCCGGCACAGCTTTCACCTTGGTGGAAAATGTAAGGCAATCTCTTGGCGAACTTGCGCAAATTTCATTCAAAACAAAAGACTATCCTATTCCCGTTATCGCCATTATCGGAACAAACGGCAAAACGACATCAAGCTACCTCTTGGAACATTTATATGAAAAATGCGGGAAAAAACCTGCCGTTCTCGGCACTGTCAGCTATCACTGGCAAGGGCATTTCGAAGACGCGCCTCTCACGACCCCCGACTGCCTTACCCTGCACAGCGCATTGGCGGAAATAAAAAAAGCCGGCTGCGATGTCGTCATCATGGAAGTTTCCTCCCATGCCATCGACCAAAACCGTGTTGCGGGCATTGAATTTTCCGGGGCTATTTTTACGAACCTCACCCAGGACCATTTGGATTACCATGAAACAATGGAAAATTATTTCCAGGCGAAAGCAAGACTTTTCCAAGACATGCCAAAGAAAAACAAAGCGATGAGCGTTTTCGGCAATGATGAATACGGCAAACGCCTTATCACTTCATGCCCTGCCGCGCAACCTTTTTATTTGCACCAAAAAGGTCGTGCCGATTGTTCCTGTGTTTGCACAGACAGTCCCATCATGCACGGACAGCTGAAAGCCAACTCCCCGGCAGGACTCATTATCGAGCATTGCTACAACGGCATGAAATGGGAACTGAAAACGCCGCTTGTCGGCGAACATAACGCCTGCAACATTTTAGGCGTTGAATGTTTAGCCCTGCAGCTTGGCTTTTCTGTTGACGATCTGCAAAAGCTTTCCGGTTTCGAAGGGGTTCCGGGACGCCTTGAACGTATTTACGACAGCAAAAAAGATGTCAGCTATTTTGTGGATTACGCCCACACTCCCGACGCGCTCATCCATGCCCAAGACGCTTTGCGCAAGGCGGGCTTTAAACGCATCATCACCGTTTTTGGCTGCGGCGGCGACAGGGACAAGACAAAACGTCCGCTCATGGGCAAAGCCGTCGCCGAAGCGAGCGACATCGTCATTCTGACTTCCGACAACCCCAGAACGGAAGACCCCGAACAAATCCTCGACGATATTATGCCGGGACTCGCCGCGGCAAAAGAAGTCCGTCGCATTACGAACAGAAAAGAAGCCTTGCAGTGTGCGGCAAAGATTTCCCAAAACGGCGACGCCGTGCTTATTGCGGGAAAAGGACATGAAACTTACCAAATCATAGGCAAGACAAAATACCATTTCAGCGACCAGGAAATTATAAGGGAAGAAATATGCAAATAA
- a CDS encoding HD-GYP domain-containing protein, with protein sequence MNKKKTKESISEEYYPISMEILQSFPKYRPKVDLYIFKEDIARLYPIAKKDVRLSNEQLEEIYQACKDEILFVSRSDQHIYVDLLSKQAELVLFNSNLLESEIVQILMQALEMRLGLLLEQPLPAYYEPLYKDVMVFCEYIWKDTKRINAFVPKIETKEFKVAAHGVTTLIIGCWLYLKTRNDDTNRKNFERLALGLILHNIGLCKVPAHIVYKDAPLNKEETEKYQAHVRQGAALLNKFGLSHASIIQTVVEHHERSDGSGYPAHLTGSKISDNGCISIVANAFADLIVSKNGVPRVTTLEATRQLVKDASLPVALTGVLLKAYADRYFPDV encoded by the coding sequence ATGAATAAGAAGAAAACGAAAGAATCTATCAGCGAGGAATACTATCCTATCAGCATGGAAATCTTGCAGAGTTTTCCAAAATACCGTCCTAAGGTCGATTTATATATTTTTAAGGAAGATATTGCTCGGTTATATCCGATCGCCAAAAAAGATGTCCGGCTTTCCAATGAGCAATTGGAAGAAATATACCAAGCCTGCAAAGATGAAATTTTATTCGTTTCCCGCAGTGATCAGCATATTTATGTCGATTTGCTTTCAAAACAGGCGGAACTTGTTCTTTTCAACTCCAATCTGCTTGAATCCGAGATTGTGCAGATTTTAATGCAGGCTTTGGAAATGAGGCTTGGACTTTTGCTTGAACAGCCTTTGCCGGCTTATTATGAGCCGTTATACAAAGATGTCATGGTTTTTTGCGAATATATCTGGAAAGACACGAAGCGGATCAATGCTTTTGTGCCGAAAATAGAAACAAAGGAATTTAAAGTCGCCGCGCATGGCGTAACAACATTGATTATCGGGTGCTGGCTTTATTTAAAAACACGCAATGACGATACGAACAGGAAAAATTTTGAACGGCTGGCTCTCGGGCTGATTTTGCATAATATCGGTTTGTGCAAAGTTCCCGCCCATATCGTGTATAAAGATGCGCCGCTGAACAAGGAAGAAACTGAAAAATATCAAGCCCATGTGCGTCAGGGAGCGGCTTTGCTGAATAAATTCGGTTTGAGTCATGCGAGCATTATCCAAACTGTGGTGGAACACCATGAACGCAGTGACGGAAGCGGCTATCCCGCACATCTGACAGGATCTAAAATTTCTGATAACGGCTGTATTTCGATAGTTGCCAATGCTTTTGCCGATTTAATCGTGTCAAAAAACGGAGTGCCGAGAGTGACGACCCTGGAAGCCACGAGGCAGCTTGTCAAAGACGCTTCCTTGCCTGTCGCCCTTACCGGAGTGCTTTTGAAAGCCTATGCGGACAGATATTTTCCTGATGTATGA